The following are from one region of the Populus trichocarpa isolate Nisqually-1 chromosome 8, P.trichocarpa_v4.1, whole genome shotgun sequence genome:
- the LOC127905673 gene encoding LOW QUALITY PROTEIN: uncharacterized protein LOC127905673 (The sequence of the model RefSeq protein was modified relative to this genomic sequence to represent the inferred CDS: substituted 1 base at 1 genomic stop codon), which translates to MVTLFANTFKAPYYEHLMGSSSQHFYDAVRIAERIEQGIKAGRIAEPLEKKGFIGRKREGDINSLEGGYKGKRVDFHNPQVPTSQFSRINFNQPFSPNRTNNQSNYQNHYQRPHTRYTSEQLSPLPMSLKDMYAKLLSIGHIAPIPALPLQPPFLIWYKPELTCEYHAGNPGHGIETCYAFKKRLLELIKMGWVSFEDKPNVNSNPLPKHAPNSSGIGMIEVGNQCKVLKVSMKKLYDMLVQSEFLKTKVESHLEGYDYCEYHGRDGHHIEDCIEFCEKIAKMLKMGELRIEPMKSCGEVSMMEGQDEMTGVCRIQQIAKGPPRLILVKPSCTKGNHNAMHYNYGYASNVQTPLPLFQTEISGLTRSGRCFTPEELRKAKGKEVVDLDKALEVNKPVTEEESNEFLKLIKHSEYCIVDQLKKTPARISLMSLILSSEPHRNALQKVLNEAYVPQDIEHKTMEHLVGRIHATNYLYFTADELDAEGTGHNKPLYITVRCKDCLIGKVLIDNGSALNVLPKHMLEEMSIDESHIKPSTMMARAYDGSPRPIIGTLEVELYVGPQMFLVTLQVMDIHPSYSMFLGRPWIHTAGAVASSLHQCLKYIMNGMLVTVKAEETISMIKNVAVPFIEACDCKDNNIHAFEIVNTDWVPENTVLRRPRISEAARMATQCFLERGIPFQYNPITGIPEGGNSAKITCVDQRFGLGYKPNQEDHRWAAGAESLGQELSNMGINTLGENKVEGDDMKTVARKGDEALPQLTVYTIEEVSAKTFVPMEEEEWDESNISEFTRLVEQQEQTWKPAAEELETINVGSDQLKKELKIGTLITAEQRIKMITLLQEYADVFAWSYEDMPGLDTNIVVHKIPLEEGCKPVKQKLRRAHPDIWIKVKVELEKQWDAGFLEVVRYPQWVSNIVVVPKKEGKIRVCVDFRNLNKASPKDDFPLPHIDVLVDNAARSATYSFMDGFSGYNQIKMAPEDKAKTTFVTPWGTFCYKVMPFGLKNAGATYQRAMVTLFHDMMHKEIEVYVDDMIAKSKRGEDHVEVLRKLFERLRKYELRLNPAKCSFGVKSGKLLGFVVSDRGIEVDPDKIRVIQAMSSPKTEKEVRGFLGRLNYIARFIAQLTTTCEPIFQLLRKKNPGTWNEECEEAFNKIKHYLQSPPLLVPPVSGKPLVLYLTVTEAAMGCVLGQHDETGRKERAIYYLSKKFTECESRYTEIERLCCALVWAAKRLRHYMLYYTTWLISKVDPLRYICNKPFLLSRIARWQVLLAEYDIVYMTRKAVKGSAIADHLADNAVEDYEPLDFDFLDEDILSIEKEEEKTDWWTMFFDGAVNVYGNGAGAVIISPDKKQYPVSVKLHFECTNNTAEYEACILGLEAALELKIKKLDVYGDSMLIICQVKGEWQTKEEKLRPYQEYLSTLAKEFEEIRFTHLGREGNHFADALATLAAMTTIDLKCKVXPVHIDIRNDPAHCCLVEGEIDGHPWYYDIKNLVQNHEYPVGASKTDKKTLRRLAIDFYLDGEILYKRSFDGTLLRCLNEADARKALREVHEGICSTHASGHMIARKIQRAGYFWMTLEKDCIDYVRKCHKCQVYSDKVHTPPAPLFNLISPWPFAMWGIDVIGPVNPKASNGHRFILVAIDYFTKWVEANSYAHVTQKVVKRFIEKDLICRYGPPEKIVTDNAQNFNGKMIVELCTKWKIKHSNSSPYRLKMNGAVEAANKNIKKIIQKMVVTYKDWHEMLSFALHAYRTTVRTSTGTTPYSLVYGMEAVMPLEVEIPSLRVLMDSELEEAEWAKVRHEQLNLISEKRMAAICHHQLYQKRMAKAYDKKVRPRLFQEGDLVLKKILSLPGDDQSKWAPNYEGPYLVTKAFSGGALKLARMDGEDLARPVNSDSVKRYYA; encoded by the exons atggtgacCTTGTTTGCAAATACCTTCAAGgcaccttattatgagcatTTAATGGGTAGCTCCTCTCAGCATTTCTACGATGCGGTGCGCATAGCTGAAAGgatagagcaagggattaaagctgggcgTATAGCTGAGCCGTTGGAGaagaagggttttattggaagaaagaggGAAGGTGATATTAACAGCTTGGAAGGTGGATACAAAGGCAAGAGAGTAGATTTCCATAATCCTCAAGTACCTACCTCTCAATTCTCACGCATAAACTTTAACCAACCTTTTTCCCCTAATCGaacaaataaccagtcaaactaCCAAAATCACTACCAAAGACCCCATACAAGATACACTTCAGAACAACTGTCACCGTTACCCATGTCTTTGAAGGACATGTACGCCAAACTGTTGAGTATTGGACACATAGCTCCTATCCCTGCACTACCATTGCAACCACCATTCCTAATTTGGTACAAGCCTGAgttgacttgcgagtaccatgctggtaATCCCGGGCATGGGATTGAAACTTGCTACGCTTTCAAGAAGAGGTTGTTGGAGCTTATTAAGATGGGATGGGTATCCTTTGAAGACaagcccaatgttaattcaaacccaTTGCCTAAGCATGCCCCAAATAGTAGTGGAATAGGCATGATCGAAGTGGGAAATCAATGCAAGGTGTTGAAGGTGTCCATGAAGAAGTTGTATGACATGTTGGTACAATCAGAATTTCTAAAGACAAAGGTGGAGAGCCATTTGGAGGGATATGATTACTGTGAATACCATGGAAGAGATGGACATCATATTGAGGATTGCATCGAGTTTTgcgaaaagattgcaaaaatgctaaaaatgggGGAATTGAGGATTGAACCCATGAAGAGCTGCggtgaggtgagtatgatggaaggtCAAGATGAGATGACAGGAGTATGTAGGATCCAACAAATAGCTAAGGGGCCACCAAGGCTAATCTTGGTCAAACCTTCATGCACAAAAGGAAACCACAATGCCATGCATTACAATTACGGTTATGCCTCCAACGTTCAAACTCCACTTCCCTTGTTCCAAACTGAGATTAGTGGTTTGACTCGGAGTGGTCGTTGCTTTACGCCCGAGGAGTTGAGGAAGGCAAAGGGCAAAGAAGTAGTAGATCTTGACAaagcactagaagttaataagCCGGTAACGGAAGAGGAGTCGAATGAATTCTtgaagttgatcaagcatagcgaatattgcatagtagatcaactaaagaagactccagctaggatctcccttatgtccttgatactcagctctgagccgcatcgaaacgccttgcaaaaggtattgaatgaggcatatgtaccccaagacattgaacataaaaccatggagcatctAGTGGGGAGGATCCATGCAACTAATTACCTGTACTTCACAGCTGATGAGCTTGATGCTGAAGGTACCGGACATAACAAGCCTTTATACATTAcggttaggtgcaaggactgcCTCATAGGAAAAGTACTCATTGATAATGGCTCGGCCCTTAACGTGTTGCCAAAGCACATGCTGGAAGAAATGTCGATCGATGAATCCCATATAAAGCCAAGTACTATGATGGCCAGAGCGTATGATGGCTCGCCTAGGCCAATAATTGGGACTTTAGAAGTGGAGCTATATGTGGGACCACAAATGTTCCTAGTAACACTTCAAGTTATGGATATTCATCCTTCCTATAGTATGTTCttaggaagaccttggattcatACAGCGGGGGCTGTAGCTTCATCATTGCACCAATGCctgaagtatatcatgaatgggatgttggtaacTGTCAAAGCTGAAGAGACAATATCCATGATAAAGAATGTGGCGGTACCTTTTATAGAGGCATGTGATTGCAAAGATAACAATATCCATGCTTTTGAGATTGTGAACACTGACTGGGTGCCGGAGAACACGGTATTAAGAAGGCCAaggatctcagaagcagcaaggatggcaaCTCAATGCTTCTTGGAACGCGGGATCCCATTTCAGTATAACCCTATCACCGGGATACCAGAAGGTGGTAATTCGGCAAAGATAACATGTGTTGATCAAAGATTTGGGCTAGGATATAAACCTAACCAGGAGGATCATCGGTGGGCTGCTG GAGCCGAAAGCCTTGGTCAAGAACTGTCAAACATGGGCATAAATACCTTGGGGGAAAACAAGGTGGAAGGAGATGACATGAAGACGGTAGCAAGAAAGGGAGATGAAGCACTCCCACAACTGACAGTCTACACCATAGAAGAAGTCTccgccaagacctttgtgc ctatggaagaagaagagtggGATGAGAGCAATATCAGTGAATTCACTAGGCTAGTAGAACAACAGGAACAAACTTGGAAACCTGCCGCGGAGGAACTCGAAACCATCAATGTGGGCAGTGATCAGctcaagaaagagttgaaaataggtacCTTAATTACTGCtgaacaaaggataaaaatgatcaccctattacaagaatatgcagatgtctttgcttggtccTATGAAGATATGCCTGGTTTGGATACAAATATTGTAGTACACAAGATACCGTTGGAAGAAGGTTGTAAGCCAGTTAAACAGAAGCTGAGGAGGGCCCACCCGGATATCTGGATCAAGGTTAAGGTAGAACTCGAGAAGCAATGGGATGCCGGCTTTCTAGAAGTAGTTAGATATCCACAATGGGTATCTAACATTGTtgtggtgcctaagaaggaggggaagattagagtgtgcgtggattttcggaatttgaataaagctagtcccaaggatgattttcctctaccacacatagatgttttaGTGGACAACGCTGCCCGGAGTgccacatattcctttatggatggtttttcaggatacaaccagataaaaatggctccgGAAGATAAGGCaaaaacaacttttgtcacaccTTGGGGAACGTTCTGCTacaaggtcatgccatttggattgaagaatgcaggagcaacctatcaaagagcaatggtgactttgttccacgacatgatgcacaaggaaattgaggtgtatgtggacgacatgattgccaagtctaaaaggggagaggatcatgttgaagttttgaggaagtTGTTTGAGAGGTTGAGGAAGTATGAATTAAGGCTCAATCCTGCAAAATGTTCGTTCGGAGTTAAATCGGGTAAGctgttaggatttgtggtaagtgatagaggtatagaggtggatccggataaaataagggtcatccaagctatgtcatcccctaagacggagaaagaagtaagaggattcttgggaagGTTAAACTACATTGCTCGGTTTATAGCTCAGCTAACAACGACGTGTGAACCCATATTCCAActactaaggaaaaagaatcctggaacctggaatgaggagtgtgaggaggcattcaataaaatcaagcattatttaCAAAGTCCACCTTTACTGGTTCCTCCGGTATCAGGAAAACCTCTAGTATTATATCTAACAGTAACTGAAGCAGccatgggatgtgtattgggtcagcatgatgaaaccggaaggaaggaaagagctatttattacctaagtaagaaattcactgaatgtgagtctagatacacgGAGATAGAAAGGCTTTGTTGTGCGTTGGTGTGGGCGGCAAAGAGGTTGCGacattatatgttatactataccacttggttgatttcaaaagtggatCCTCTGAGGTATATTTGTAACAAGCCCTTTCTCTTAAGTCGAATTGCAAGGTGGCAAGTTTTAttagcagaatatgacatagtatatatgacaaggaaagccgtaaaaggaAGTGCAATCGCGGACCATCTGGCcgataatgctgttgaagattacgaacctttggattttgacttccttgatgaagatatattgtcaatagagaaagaagaagaaaagacagattggtggacgatgttttttgacggtgcagtgaatgtatatggtaacggggccggtgcggtaataatctctcctgATAAGAAACAGTATCCAGTTTCGGTTAAACTACATTTCGAGTGCACTAACAAtacagctgagtatgaagcttgtatcctcggtttagaagcggcattagagttgaagataaagaagttagatgtatatggagattcaatgttgattatttgtcaggttaaaggggaatggcagaccaaggaggaaaagttgaggccgtaccaggaatacctatccacgctagcaaaggaatttgaagaaattagattcacccatctgggaagggaggggaaccattttgcggatgctttggccacgctagctgctatgactaccattgatctcaagtgcaaggtataaccggtacacattgacattagaaatgacccagctcactgttgcttagttgaaggagagatagacgGACATCCTTGGTATTACGATATCAAGAACCTTGTGCAAAATCACGAATATCCGGTGGGAGCTTCCAAAACGGATAAGAAAACCTTGAGAAGGTTGGCTATAGACTTTTatttagatggagagattttgtacaaaagatcatttgatggaaccctgctaaggtgtttgaatgaggcagatgctagaaaggcattacgggaggtccatgaggggatttgctcaacccatgctagcgggcatatgatagcaaggaaaatacaaagggctggttatttttggatgacgTTAGAGAAAGACTGCATCGACTATGTCAGGAAATGTCACAAGTGTCAAGTTTACAGTGATAAGGTCCATACACCGCCAGCTCCGCTGTTTAATCTAATATCTCCTtggccatttgcaatgtggggaattgaTGTAATCGGTCCGgttaacccaaaagctagcaaTGGGCATAGATTCATCCTCGTGGCTATTGACTACTTCACCAAATGGGTGGAAGCTAATTCGTATGCCCATGTAACACAGAAGGTAGTGAAGAGGTTTATAGAAAAGGATctgatttgtcgatatggtcctccggaaaagatagtgaccgataatgcacagaatttcaatggcaaaatgataGTGGAGTTGTGTACCAAGTGGAAGATCAAGCATTCGAACTCCTCGCCATACCGACTGAAAATGAATGGCGCAGTAGAAGccgccaacaagaacatcaaaaagattattcagaaaatggtagtcacgtataaagattggcatgagatgttgtcatTTGCTCTCCATGCATACCGCACTACAGTTAGGACCTCGACAGGAACTACCCCATATTCTCTGGTGTACGGTATGGAAGCAGTGATGCCTTTGGAAGTAGAAATCCCGTCGTTAAGAGTGTTGATGGACTCCGAATTAGAAGAGGCCGAGTGGGCCAAAGTGAGACATGAGCAACTGAAcctgatcagtgaaaagaggatggccgcaatatgtcatcaccaactttaccagaaacgaatggccaaggcatatgataagaaggttagaccgcggttgtttcaagaaggggatctagtattgaagaaaatattgtcgtTACCCGGAGACGATCAAAGCAAATGGGCACCAAATTACGAGGGTCCTTATTTAGTAACGAAGGCATTCTCAGGAGGAGCACTGAAGTTAGccagaatggatggagaagacctagctcgacctgtgaattctgactctgtaaaaagatattatgcttga